A window of Argopecten irradians isolate NY chromosome 14, Ai_NY, whole genome shotgun sequence contains these coding sequences:
- the LOC138307060 gene encoding mucin-3A-like codes for MTSTTSYYSNTMTTTTSNYRNTMTSTTSYYRDTLTSTTSYYRNTMTSTTSYYTNTMTSTTSNYRNTMTSTTSYHRDTLTSTTSYYRNTMTSTTSNYRNTMTSTTSYYRNTMTSTTSYYRDTMTSTTSYHRDTMTSTTSYYTNTMTSTTSNYRNTMTSTTSYHRDTLTSTTSYYRNTMTSTTSYYRNTMTSTTSYYSNTTTSTTSYYSNTMTSTTSYYRNTMTSTTSYYRNTMTTTTSNYRNTMTSTTSYYTNTMTSTTSYYRNTMTSTTSYHRDTLTSTTSYYRNTMTSTTSYYRNTMTSTTSYYRNTMTTTTSYYRNTMTSTTSYYRNTMTSTTSYHRDTMTSTTSYYRNTMTTTTSYYRNTMTSTTSYYRNTMTTTTSYYRNTMTSPLVTTGTPGHKPLVTTGTP; via the coding sequence ATGACATCAACCACTAGTTACTACAGTAACACCATGACAACAACCACCAGTAACTACAGGAACACCATGACATCAACCACTAGTTATTACAGGGACACCTTGACATCAACCACTAGTTACTACAGGAACACCATGACATCAACCACTAGTTACTACACTAACACCATGACATCAACCACCAGTAACTACAGGAACACCATGACATCAACCACTAGTTATCACAGGGACACCTTGACATCAACCACTAGTTACTACAGGAACACCATGACATCAACCACCAGTAACTACAGGAACACCATGACATCAACCACTAGTTACTACAGGAACACCATGACATCAACCACTAGTTATTACAGGGACACCATGACATCAACCACTAGTTATCACAGGGACACCATGACATCAACCACTAGTTACTACACTAACACCATGACATCAACCACCAGTAACTACAGGAACACCATGACATCAACCACTAGTTATCACAGGGACACCTTGACATCAACCACTAGTTACTACAGGAACACCATGACATCAACCACTAGTTACTACAGGAACACCATGACATCAACCACTAGTTACTACAGTAACACCACGACATCAACCACTAGTTACTACAGTAACACCATGACATCAACCACTAGTTACTACAGGAACACCATGACATCAACCACTAGTTACTACAGGAACACCATGACAACAACCACCAGTAACTACAGGAACACCATGACATCAACCACTAGTTACTACACTAACACCATGACATCAACCACTAGTTACTACAGGAACACCATGACATCAACCACTAGTTATCACAGGGACACCTTGACATCAACCACTAGTTACTACAGGAACACCATGACATCAACCACTAGTTACTACAGGAACACCATGACATCAACCACTAGTTACTACAGGAACACCATGACAACAACCACTAGTTACTACAGGAACACCATGACATCAACCACTAGTTACTACAGGAACACCATGACATCAACCACTAGTTATCACAGGGACACCATGACATCAACCACTAGTTACTACAGGAACACCATGACAACAACCACTAGTTACTACAGGAACACCATGACATCAACCACTAGTTACTACAGGAACACTATGACAACAACCACTAGTTACTACAGGAACACCATGACATCACCACTAGTAACTACCGGAACACCAGGACATAAACCACTAGTTACTACAGGAACACCATGA